One region of Turicibacter bilis genomic DNA includes:
- a CDS encoding DUF1659 domain-containing protein: MQDIYDRKLSIYLTAGQDDEGKDIVKAKSFSNVRLDTTDEELSNFAEKYVALSSGTHTKSVVADYRML, translated from the coding sequence ATGCAAGATATTTATGATCGCAAGTTATCTATTTATTTAACGGCTGGTCAAGACGATGAGGGGAAAGACATTGTCAAGGCGAAGTCTTTTTCAAACGTTCGCTTAGACACCACAGATGAAGAGTTATCAAACTTTGCGGAGAAGTATGTGGCATTATCATCAGGTACACACACGAAATCGGTCGTGGCTGATTATCGTATGCTTTAA
- a CDS encoding DUF2922 family protein yields MEETYTLTCKFKDTENKTRSIEINNPTEDLSDDKILDFMNYVIDSEVLVLNELQPDLKYASIAGACLTTKRVEEITLV; encoded by the coding sequence ATGGAAGAAACATACACATTAACTTGTAAATTCAAAGACACTGAAAATAAAACACGCTCAATTGAGATTAATAATCCAACAGAAGATTTATCAGACGATAAAATTTTAGACTTCATGAACTATGTGATTGATAGTGAAGTATTAGTCTTAAATGAGTTACAACCTGATTTGAAATACGCTAGTATTGCAGGTGCCTGTTTAACAACTAAACGTGTTGAAGAAATTACATTAGTTTAA
- a CDS encoding nucleoside triphosphate pyrophosphohydrolase: MIQYDKLVRDLIPEIIAASGKTADIEIVNNDVAFNYLVKKLDEEVTEFKTDKNLEELADVMEVLFGLAHKLGYTEQDLLNKRQEKKEARGGFEKNIILKSTK, translated from the coding sequence ATGATTCAATACGATAAACTAGTTCGTGATTTAATTCCGGAAATCATCGCAGCATCAGGAAAAACAGCAGACATTGAAATTGTTAATAATGACGTTGCCTTTAATTATCTAGTTAAAAAACTAGATGAAGAAGTCACAGAATTCAAAACGGACAAAAACCTAGAAGAACTAGCCGATGTCATGGAAGTCTTATTTGGATTAGCCCATAAACTTGGATACACAGAGCAAGATTTACTAAACAAACGCCAAGAGAAAAAAGAAGCACGTGGAGGCTTCGAAAAAAATATCATCTTAAAATCAACAAAATAA
- a CDS encoding DEAD/DEAH box helicase family protein, with product MTTIKSITGYDDYLYYHMKESFKKAKKIDIIVSFLMESGVKLLEQDLIELKMKNIPIRILTGNYLNITQPSALYRLKDIFGDSADLRFFNEPNRSFHAKSYFFEYEDGADMYIGSSNLSKSAFTSGVEWNFKLDKLTHQVEYEQYYQVFEDLFYNHSIKITDAELDFYSKNWKKNKIYQTTPFPNTNFTEVAADEAPSYVTDLYLPRGAQIEALYHLKKTREEGFDKGLVVAATGIGKTYLAAFDSREYQRILFVAHREEILKQAEKSFKNVRPLSERGFFMGTQKETDKDIIFASVQSLGKNDSLKLFQPDYFDYIIVDEFHHAVAQNYQNIINYFQPRFLLGLTATPERLDSKDVLAICDYNLVYEAPLKKAINQGWLVPFRYYAIFDETVNYETIDYRNGKYQTTQLEEALSIHKRADLIFSHYKKYRSTRAMGFCMSKHHAEFMADYFVNHGVSACAVYSGDEGVHNTAREKALSKLVKGEINVIFSVDMFNEGLDIASLDMVMMLRPTESPTIFLQQLGRGLRLYKDKHYLNVLDFIGNYKKANFSPYLMTGASKSQFKKASDVIKEDALLPEDCIMDFDFRLIDLFEKMDRSSIKIEKLLVEEYERIKAELGHRPSRTELFTYMDETIYLNIKSKAKINPFKNYLNFLKNQNDLSDEEIAWLDTPAVNFINMIEKTSMSKTYKLPTILAFIKNGRLELKINDDNLYESFKDFYSHGSNAVDLLRDKNSQTFKEWGKAEYVKLARKNPVHFLCQSESEIFSSDEEFMYLTNSLAPYQENLLFIQHIKDAIELRKQEFYKNRLEKLESK from the coding sequence GTGACAACAATTAAAAGTATTACAGGGTATGATGATTATCTGTATTATCATATGAAAGAGAGTTTTAAAAAAGCTAAAAAAATCGATATTATCGTTTCTTTTTTAATGGAATCAGGGGTTAAACTATTAGAACAAGATTTAATAGAACTTAAAATGAAAAATATTCCGATTCGAATCTTAACAGGGAATTATTTGAATATTACACAGCCTTCGGCGTTGTATCGATTAAAAGATATTTTCGGTGATAGTGCTGATTTGCGATTTTTTAATGAGCCTAATCGTAGTTTTCATGCAAAATCTTATTTTTTCGAATATGAAGATGGGGCTGACATGTACATTGGATCCTCAAATTTGTCTAAATCTGCTTTTACAAGTGGGGTAGAGTGGAATTTCAAACTTGATAAACTGACGCATCAGGTAGAGTATGAGCAGTATTATCAAGTATTTGAAGATTTATTTTATAATCATTCCATTAAAATTACGGATGCAGAACTGGATTTCTATTCAAAGAATTGGAAGAAAAATAAAATCTATCAAACAACACCGTTTCCAAATACAAACTTTACAGAAGTTGCAGCTGATGAGGCACCATCATATGTGACGGATTTATATTTACCGCGTGGTGCTCAAATAGAAGCTCTTTATCATTTAAAGAAAACAAGAGAAGAAGGGTTTGATAAAGGGCTCGTCGTTGCTGCAACTGGAATTGGGAAGACGTATTTAGCTGCCTTTGATTCACGGGAGTATCAACGAATTTTATTTGTGGCGCATCGAGAGGAAATTTTAAAACAAGCAGAGAAGAGTTTTAAAAATGTTCGCCCTCTCAGTGAACGTGGTTTCTTTATGGGGACTCAAAAAGAGACTGATAAAGATATCATTTTTGCATCTGTTCAAAGTTTAGGTAAAAATGATAGTTTGAAACTATTTCAACCTGATTACTTCGATTATATCATTGTGGATGAGTTTCATCATGCGGTTGCTCAAAACTATCAAAATATTATTAACTATTTTCAACCAAGATTCCTTTTAGGATTAACGGCAACACCAGAGCGATTAGACAGTAAAGATGTATTAGCAATTTGTGATTATAATTTAGTTTACGAAGCACCCCTTAAAAAAGCCATTAATCAAGGTTGGTTAGTGCCATTTAGATACTATGCTATCTTTGATGAAACAGTAAATTATGAGACGATTGACTATCGTAATGGGAAATATCAAACCACTCAACTTGAAGAAGCATTAAGTATTCATAAGCGAGCTGATTTAATTTTCAGTCATTATAAAAAGTATCGTTCAACACGTGCGATGGGATTTTGTATGAGTAAACATCATGCAGAATTTATGGCAGATTACTTTGTGAATCACGGGGTAAGCGCCTGTGCTGTGTACAGTGGAGATGAAGGGGTTCATAATACGGCAAGAGAAAAAGCATTAAGTAAACTAGTTAAAGGTGAAATTAATGTAATTTTTTCGGTGGATATGTTTAATGAAGGGCTAGATATTGCTTCTTTAGATATGGTCATGATGTTACGTCCAACAGAATCACCAACGATCTTTTTACAACAATTAGGACGTGGGTTACGTTTATATAAGGATAAGCACTATTTAAATGTCCTTGATTTTATTGGAAACTATAAAAAAGCAAACTTTTCACCTTATTTAATGACTGGTGCATCAAAGTCACAATTCAAGAAAGCAAGTGATGTCATTAAAGAAGATGCATTATTACCAGAAGATTGCATCATGGATTTTGATTTCCGCTTAATTGACTTATTTGAGAAAATGGATCGCTCATCAATTAAAATAGAGAAGCTTTTAGTTGAAGAATATGAACGAATCAAAGCCGAGTTAGGTCATCGTCCCTCACGTACTGAGCTATTTACCTATATGGATGAAACGATTTATTTAAATATCAAATCCAAAGCTAAAATCAATCCGTTTAAAAACTACTTAAACTTCTTAAAGAATCAGAATGATTTAAGTGACGAAGAGATAGCCTGGTTAGATACTCCAGCTGTCAACTTTATCAATATGATCGAGAAAACATCGATGTCAAAAACATATAAGTTACCAACGATACTTGCTTTTATTAAAAACGGGCGCTTAGAATTAAAAATTAATGATGATAATTTATATGAATCATTTAAAGATTTTTATTCTCATGGATCAAATGCCGTCGATTTATTACGTGACAAAAACAGCCAAACCTTTAAGGAGTGGGGAAAAGCAGAATACGTTAAACTAGCACGGAAAAATCCAGTACACTTCTTGTGCCAAAGTGAATCTGAAATCTTTAGTTCAGATGAGGAGTTTATGTATTTAACTAATTCTTTAGCCCCATACCAAGAGAATCTATTATTTATTCAACACATCAAAGATGCCATCGAGCTTAGAAAACAAGAGTTTTATAAAAACCGTTTAGAAAAACTAGAATCTAAATAG